Proteins found in one Triticum aestivum cultivar Chinese Spring chromosome 4D, IWGSC CS RefSeq v2.1, whole genome shotgun sequence genomic segment:
- the LOC123097877 gene encoding polyadenylate-binding protein 4-like — MAAAPEPVEVPTTEEAPAPAPAASEDQAAPAAAAAGTNATVPALYVGDLHENAQEEHIFDAFSKVGAVTSVRVCRDNATSRSLRYGYVNYFSQADATTALEQMNHSLILDKPIRVMWSNRDPDARRSGVGNVFVKNFGDHIDNVILQELFSKFGEILSCKVVRNEDGTSRGYGFVQFAAQEPADIAIETLNNSYFEGRELLVAHFIKKSERSANNDDKYTNLYMKNIDDDMTEELIKLKFSQHGQVTSVKIMKRDDGTSKGFGFVSFKNPESAKKAKEAMNGMALGAKTLYVARAQKKAERKQYLQLLHEEKRNEIITKSNGSNVYIKNISDEVDDDTLRERFAEFGNITSVKIMRDDKGISKGFGFVCYSTPDEAKCAVSSMRGVMFYGKPLYVAIAQRKEDRKARLEQRFAELATMAGTASPVIPTGYPHVYFAHPSTHFPQGPSRQGFMYPPIGLGQEWRQNVYPSPHSIQQIHPPLMPNTPRQYRNNRGCMTGNMMTFPHAVNYVSHAQTAKDFMSMSRQQFGHAKYITPDVMSNGLAIHHGGPISSVNDSFASLLAAAPPDQQRDMLGNRIYPLVERYHPDLASKITGMLLELDTSYLLSMLNSQDTLSAKVNECVQALQGQQAAKNKPEDLEALHPGFLDSTGVNAN; from the exons ATGGCGGCGGCGCCGGAGCCGGTGGAGGTGCCGACGACGGAGgaggcgcccgcgcccgcgcccgcggcgAGCGAGGATCAGGCGGCGCCGGCTGCAGCGGCGGCAGGGACCAACGCGACGGTGCCTGCGCTCTACGTGGGCGATCTCCATGAGAACGCGCAGGAGGAGCACATCTTCGATGCCTTCAGTAAGGTCGGTGCTGTCACCTCCGTCAGGGTCTGCCGCGACAACGCCACCAGCAGGTCGCTCCGATATGGCTACGTAAATTACTTCTCCCAAGCCGATG CAACGACTGCTTTGGAGCAGATGAATCATAGCCTTATATTGGACAAGCCAATTAGAGTAATGTGGTCTAACCGAGATCCCGATGCCAGGAGAAGTGGCGTTGGAAATGTGTTTGTTAAG AACTTTGGCGATCATATTGACAATGTAATTCTTCAAGAACTATTCTCCAAGTTTGGAGAGATATTATCTTGTAAAGTTGTTAGAAATGAGGATGGCACAAGTAGAGGCTACGGCTTCGTTCAGTTTGCAGCTCAAGAGCCAGCAGACATCGCAATAGAGACTCTTAACAACTCTTACTTTGAGGGTAGAGAATT GCTTGTAGCTCATTTCATTAAGAAGAGCGAACGATCAGCCAATAATGATGACAAATACACTAACTTGTATATGAAGAATATAGATGATGACATGACAGAAGAACTCATTAAATTGAAGTTTTCTCAGCATGGTCAAGTAACTAGTGTGAAGATAATGAAGAGAGATGATGGGACATCCAAGGGTTTTGGGTTTGTCAGTTTCAAAAATCCGGAAAGTGCCAAGAAAGCAAAAGAGGCCATGAATGGGATGGCTCTTG GAGCGAAAACTTTGTACGTGGCAAGGGCTCAGaaaaaggctgaaagaaagcaatATTTGCAGCTCTTACATGAGGAAAAGCGGAATGAAATAATCACTAAGAGCAAT GGGTCCAATGTGTATATCAAAAATATTAGTGATGAAGTTGATGATGACACTCTTCGCGAGCGCTTTGCTGAATTTGGAAACATTACATCAGTAAAGATTATGCGTGATGACAAGGGCATTAGTAAAGGATTTGGATTTGTATGTTACAGCACACCCGATGAAGCAAAGTGTGCCGTAAGCAGCATGCGTG GTGTCATGTTTTACGGCAAACCATTGTATGTTGCTATTGCTCAAAGGAAAGAGGACAGAAAAGCTAGGCTGGAGCAACGTTTTGCTGAACTTGCTACGATGGCAGGAACTGCAAGCCCTGTGATCCCCACAGGTTATCCTCATGTGTACTTTGCCCATCCTAGTACACACTTTCCTCAGGGTCCTTCAAGGCAAGGATTCATGTATCCACCCATTGGGCTCGGCCAAGAATGGAGGCAGAATGTGTACCCTTCGCCGCATAGTATCCAACAAATTCATCCACCACTC ATGCCAAATACTCCAAGGCAGTACAGAAACAACAGGGGATGCATGACCGGGAATATGATGACTTTTCCCCACGCCGTTAATTATGTGTCACATGCTCAGACAGCTAAAGATTTCATGTCCATGTCCCGGCAG CAATTCGGCCATGCAAAGTACATAACACCCGATGTTATGAGCAATGGCCTGGCCATCCATCACGGCGGCCCTATTTCATCGGTGAACGATTCTTTCGCCAGCTtgcttgctgctgctccacctgATCAACAAAGAGATATGCTCGGGAATAGGATATATCCATTGGTCGAGAGATATCAT CCTGATCTGGCCAGTAAGATCACTGGAATGTTGCTGGAGCTGGATACTTCTTATCTGCTCTCGATGCTGAATTCGCAGGATACCTTGTCTGCAAAAGTTAATGAGTGTGTGCAAGCTCTCCAAGGGCAGCAAGCGGCAAAAAATAAGCCTGAGGATCTGGAGGCCCTACACCCTGGCTTCCTCGACTCTACCGGTGTAAACGCCAACTGA